The Gadus macrocephalus chromosome 12, ASM3116895v1 genome segment CTTTGGCCTCTGCTCCACTCTCAGGCCCACTGTCCGGACCTCTCCCATCCCCGTCGTCTTCCCTGTCCCCCTGGCTATTCATGGACGCCTCCAGCACGTCCTGGTCAGCGCTGGCCTTCTGGGAGTCCCCTCCTTCCtcgtcctcttcatcctcaACGTCCATCTCGAACATCCTCACGTGCCTCAGGTTGGCActcagctggaggaggagaggaagagctaCAGGTCACGGTTCCATTTTAAGTTTCCATCTCAAAGGATTTTAGCTACACCAACGGCAACATCTGACATGGACAGTTGCCAGGACTCAGCTTTTCCCAACCGTTGACCCAGAACCCCTTCTTCACCTGGTCAACTCCCTATATTTGCCGTCAATACTTCTACAACAAATACTCctttctttttaaaaaggcaaacCAGACATGTTGAACTGAACCTGATGCTAGAGAAAGATGTGAGATACTGTAGGAGACCTTTACTATTTACTTCTTAGTCATGTATATCACCtgtatccaaagcaacttacagggAACAtttagatgcatgtcattaaggagcaaacAGGAGCAAGGCCTcatgctcaaggatgcctacaggtatgTAAGTTGCAGACATTGGGGACCAAGAACCTTTCGTctaggagtcaaacaccctagccTACTAGACTAACAAGCCCCGTTTAAATTGAGAGACAAGGGTGTTTTCTTCAAACTTACCACACAGGCCACCTTGCGGATCCCGTTGACGGCCACAAACTGGGCCTTCATGTTCTCCAGGATCCTCCACTGGTTCTCCAGAACCAGAGCCTGGCTTGGAACAGATCCGCTCTGCTGGTCCAGCCTGGCGGTACAGGAAACATGGTTACATGTTACATGTCACCATGGTTCAGTCCAGTCTCCATGGTTACGCCCAAACTCCATGGCTACGCCCTGTCCATTGTTAAAAACTTTAGCTTTGCTATGATTGATCCCACAATGCCAACATTTGCTCttacatgcacacccacacacacacctgagagcAGGGTCCCAGTTGAACTCGTTCTGACAGCTGTGGGCAGAGCCAAGAGGAAGTTGAGCCAAGACACGCCCCCTGTCTTCTTCCCCCTCTGGTGCACACAGGACCACGGTCAGCATCTCGTCGTCATAGAAACGGGCATCCAGGCAGCTGTACACACAGTCAGGCCTGAAGAGGACGAAGCTTGTATTtagagttgagagagagagaaagtgtttcCTTGTGAATCTGTGTTTATAGACGTATGCTtgatgaaggagagaggggcgaACTAACTGGGCGTCGGCTGGTCCTCCGTTGTGTTGAAGGCCCGCACTGAGGATGTTACTGAGGTCCACAGACACCACGCTGTTGGCCACGGGTCTTTTGGGAGTGACGTATATATAGAGACAAACCGTtacacagatacagactgaCAGTTATATACGCAGATAACGACTGACAGATACAGAGGGACTAAGAACGATAAATAGAAAAGCTAAACCAATTTATGTTCAGATACAGAGAtagttacacacacaaacagaaagaaagaaacagacacacacatgcttgtgtACATACAGAGAAACAAACTGATTCTCTGTGAGAGGCCGAAAGATAGAATGGGAGACATGCCGTCCACACAGACAGCATCTGCATGCTACCTGTAGGGGTCTGTAGCCCTCCTCAGCATGTAGAGCTTAGAGGGGGAACCCTCCGGCATGGTGAAAACCACGTAGTGCATGTTGGCCTTCTTGTCGTTCCACCTGTTGTCAAACAAACGTTAGCACACGCCTCCCAACAAAATTGTCCATAGTGAGATCACATGACATGGCTGGGTGCTGCTACGTACTGTGATGGAAGTTCAAAGAGTCGAGGAGTGTTCTCAGAGCTGCAGAGAGGCAAAAAGTAACAATCATTCGTTCAGATAATGTAAACAATAGCACATGTCGTACCGACATCTTTTTATAAAAATGATGAAAGTAAGTCCACACCTCTCTGGAACTGTGTAGAGGGGCATGAAGATGGCCTGTTTCACAGATTTCCCAATGACTTCCTGCGGCAAATACAGACTGTTAACGTGGAATATAGACAACGGTTCATATATAACCTTAGAGGACATTGTTGTAACCGACTGGCCAACCTGTACTGGTGCCATACATAATGGCATCATTCTTTATTCATACAGCAAATAGGAAATGTCCTTTTAAaacacaggggcttttagatcTTACCGCTGGGTTCTGCAGGCAGCCTTCGATCACCCCCTCCATCATCCTCTTGACGAAGTGGAGAGACTTGTTGGGGTAGGAGGGGAACAGCAGGGGACTctctgcacgcacgcacacacacacacacacacacacacacacacacacacacacacacacacacacacacacacacacacacacacacacacacacacacacacacacacacacacacacacacacacacacacacacacacactttgagcgGGGGGGGTACACACCAAGACACCAATGATGCCTCTTTTCCACCAACATGGAATGGGTTCCGTTCCGGTTCACGCAAACAATTCTGAACCATTTGGAGCATCATTTACCGTATCCTCAATAATTTAATTGGAATTATAACCCCAAAAGTTAGCTCCCGACTGGAACCAAAAAATAGACCCACTTCAGGTCTTCCCAGACCTGAAGTGGGCGTGTCGAAAATAGAGGATGGAAAAAAGAGTGTGCTATTACTGTTTACTTCAGGTGTGCACTGACACATCCTTGATTACAATGGTCCTGCTCAAGAATGGTGGAACAAGATGTTAAAGGTATTAACATCTTGGCTACCTTTCAGGTGGCTGCTCTCCTGTAGGAACTTGAGCCACTGGTTTCCTTTGGTGTTGGGCGGAGACACTAGGTCATCGTCTTCGTCTTTAAGATACTGTACGAGACAAACCTTATAGTAAGACACTGGCCCTAGTAGCTCCAACACCATGAGCGCCCCAAAGAAAAGCCAAGAGGATCCTTACCTGGCCCACTCGCTCCACGTTAAAGTACTTCCCTTTGCGGTCGAAAAGCTCTTCATTCTGTCAAATAACGCAATACTTCATAATCAGTACTAATTTGTAAACAGTTACAAATAGATTATGTCACTGATTCCAGGGATATCCCATCACAATTTCAAGAACACAATGTCACATATCACAGGGCCATGTGGTTACTCTCACCTCGCTGAAATGCTCAGAGAGGAAGTCGGCCACGAACGAGATGTCCTTCTGCGTCATCTAAGAGAGTTCAAATGTACAACAAGGCATAAGAGATCTGGTTCTGTGTTCAATGTTCTAGACGGGGAGCAGATCGGTTCTCACCTTGTTGAGCTCCGGGGGAACGTGCTCCTCACACATCCTCAGCATCGCTGCAGGGAAATAAGGACAACGCAACCACACGCCTGTGAGTGCACACCCCGCCTCAAAGCCAGAAGAGATGCAACAAAATCAAATCAATGGGAGttatatgcaaaatatttctctACTATCCCGTCTACCTTTAATGTGGAAGATGAATGTGATTTAGACATGCTATTTGGACACACTCAACCCCATTATCATAGATAACAATGAAACCATTTAGACTCTTACCCACATACAGCCAGCGAAAGAAGGCCTTGAAGTTCTTCATACTTTTGTCAATCACTCTGTGTGGAGAAACAAACTTGGTTACAACAGAATAAATATGTACATGGACACTCTAAATGGAGAAATCAATGCAACTCACTGGAGCAGTTCATTAGCTTTCAGAGAGAAGGAGCCCACAGCAGTGATGGCATCTAAAAACAGGAAGAAGGAAAACCCATTCAGATCAATGTGACATTAAGATATCTAATGATTTTATTAATGGTTTTGCTTCTACTCAAGTTCTTTATGGTTGTTCTTGCCGTGATAAGTTTGCTAGCGGATGTGCGAAAGCCAAGTATACAGTACTGTAGTATTTGTTTCTAGTAGTGATTCTACTTGTTGTTATGGTTCTAGTGGTGATGTGTTCGGTACCTTCTATAGCAGCTGCATTAAGACCCAGGGGCTCAAACTTGTGTTTCCACAGACACATCCCTCTGACCTCACTGAGGTGGTACAGCAGAGCCTCAGAACCACTAGAGATAGAGAGTAAATCATTCATACAAGCGCAATGTTTACCAGTTAATTGCATTTGTACAGCCCCTTAactcacagttacagtctcacaGGGCTGCACTGGCCACATTATACTACAAACCACTAACCCCTGGCCTCTAAGGAGAAGGAAAAATCCCCTCAAACCCCTTTCTTGAGAAGGATGAAAAGGATGAAAAGGAAGGCAATAGGTGTACAATGGACAAATATAAGGTAGATGAACTGCTGTAGTGAGAGACAATTACCTCTGCAGGTGGCTGATGACCAGCTTCTGTATGCTGCTATAGGACGACTCTATGGACTGGCCAAGCTTCTTCAGACCCTAGTTTGACAATCACCAGACCAGGTAATAGATATTATCTACTGATATAAAGTACTGTACTGGGCTGGATCTATACGCATTATGTATATGGTGTGCATtgtacatgcatgcattcacacCTCTCTCTTACCTTGACTGTGAGCTGGTTCATAAGCAGGGCCTGTAATTCAGGGCTGCACACAAATACAGTTTGAATATGTATATTGAGGCTAAAGACACACAAACGTAACTGGCTGGCTGAAAAGCAGGGCGCAAAAGGGGCTAAGTCACACCTACCTCATGGGCCACGCCAGGACCCTAGAAACTGAAAATTTGTGTGGGTTTAAAAAGAGCTATTCTAAAAAAAGATTTGATTTTAATCTGAATCCGGTCAACATTATTTACCTAGTGAACTAGGTAAATATTTTTTTGAGCGTTTGTACCGCGGTTTTACCCACGATAATTTTTTATCAAAACACATAACAGCAACTGCTGTCCTCTACAGGAAATTATAGGTACTACTATAGGTACTGCATCCTAAAATATTGACAGCTGAGATTGCACATCAAAGCTGTATGAGGGAATCATTAATCAAAAGGTGATGATGAAAATAATTCAGAGCTGATAACATATAATTCAATATAATTCGGAACTCATGAATCAAAGATAACAAGGGATAAACTAATCTGAGATAATGAGGAAATAATGAATGATTACAAAGGTCATGATTCTCACCTGGACTGCCCCCACAGTAACAGCTCTAGGAACTCATCCTGcacctgtgtgttggtgttcttCTCCTACAAAGAAGCAAACAACACACTCATATGGTTCAGTAAGCAGGTCAACGTAAAGATTTGCTTTCCATCTATACTGCAGTTCATTGAAACTCAAGAAACGTAACGTTAAAGACGTGTTGTCCACCTGAACAAACTTGGTGAGGCGCAGGTCCATCTGCATGAGGATCTCCTCCCAGGCCTCACACATGCAGGTGAGGGAGAGACGCAGGTACTGAAGCAGGGTGGAGATGTGGCTGAACTTCCTGGCCATCCTGGTAACCTCGGGCAGACAGTCCGACAGCAGCCCCGTGTCCAGCTGATTGagcacatgaacacgcacacacacacacaagatatgGTCAATGTGTGCCCAGCCTTATCACTGAGAATTATGACTGATTATCACTGCTATTACGTGCACTAGATTAATCATTCTACATAAATAAATCTACATTAGAGTGATTAAATACCACAATAAAACATTTGCATTATTGTAGTGCATTATAAACAAAGACTACTATAATATCTTGTATgctctgtgtttattttatttatattagtcTTTTTTCAGCAATATATTTAACATCTCTTTTCTGTTCTTCCATAGCTGATACTCTCCTTCCTTTCTACTTGGGGATCAATACATTATTATgtgatgttatattatattatgggaTATCATTTTAACTGCAGGAGGAGCTTTTACACCACCTGGACATAGCAGATCTCTGGGTTGTTGTCCACGGACCGGACCTCCGTGATGACCGACAGGGACTTGAGGTCCGTGGAAAGACTGAGGCTGCGGCAGCTTCCGGGGACCTGAACACAGCAGCAGTGTGAGACAGACCCAGAGGCCCATAAGAGGAAATGGGAGTTACCAAATCAGAATGAAGGTAGAGATCCCTCACCTTGTCGAGCGTTGCGATCCGGTACATTCCGTAAGCATAGAGCTCCACGCAGCCAGAGGCTCCGCCCACCACCAGGATGTTGAGTCTGCaaaggaggagtagggggaaggggggtagGAAGTTCAACATCAGTCCAACTGAGTAGGTGATATTGAAGTTCAAGCTGTTGGTTTGGTTTGCAGTCCAATTGTTTAGGAGAACGTTATAAGAACACATTAAACTGGCGGTTTTGCACTAATACCCTATTAACAACGTTTAATTTGGATTAACCAGAAGTTTTGCCACAACGTACCTGACGTCACCCAGCAGGTTCATGATCTCATCAGATTTCTCCTCGCTAAAATAGATTAATCCAAAATGACATACAGTTATGATGCAGGAATATCTCccatttgattgattgattgaaactGATATAACTTGTGTTGTGAAAGCATTAACCTTTTTCATACCTGAATATATTTGATGTTGTACTGTAACTGGGATGGGGAAGGGGAGCAGAAGTATGTTTTAGTGTATTTGGTATACAAGGTGCTCTTATCTTGGTGGTGAATACTCATACTGACAACAATTAATGCAATTGATGTATTTGTAGTTTGATCTCCAATTACCTTTTTGGAAGTGCTGGTAATTTGGGAAGAAAAAGTTTGGATTCATCTTCAGAGTTGTAGAAGGAACTGAGGACACTGGAAGACATGGGCCAGATGTTAGTGTAAATAACaacctacatatatatatctatggtctattaatggaggcttgtggtgtcTACCTGCTCTCCTCGACCACCTCCATCCAGGTCATGCAGGAAACGGCATTCTCAACGGTGAACAGGTGGAGAATCTCTGCCTTCTCCACATCACACAGGACAACCTGCTTGGTGTCCCCCAGGGCAAAGGCCAGGACTGTGGGACAGAGGGGCCATAGTGACAGTGAGGTTACACGGCAGTAGGGCAGGGAGTGAGAACAGGTGGTTTGGTAAGGGCAGATTGGATCTGCCTACTGATCAGGGTTCTAACCAGCTGGTTGTAGAATTGTGTGGTTGATGAGGTGTGGATAAATTGTGTGCCTGCAATGCATGTGTGAACAAATGTGAGGAATTCCTCGATGTGCTTCTGGTTGATCCTATGAACTGCCATTTATGatgaataaacataataaatagaTGGAAATAAATTGCTACATTACTTAGAAATCTTTAAACTGAATCCAAGTTCCTTACTCTTGCCATCGGGCCTCCAGGCCAGAGCAGTGATCTCCTTTCCTGTGTGCTCTGTGGCTGGGAGGCTCCACACTCTGTGGAAGTTGGCCAGCCGATGTAACAAAAGCTAGAGAGAAGACATTTATTAAACTACTAACAACGATGACATTCTTTCTAGAGAACTAGACATAAGACCTACTTCTCCAGATGTGTTGGCGAGGGCGATGAGATCTCTTTTGGGGGACCATGCCATGCAAAGCACGGGGTTGGGGAGCTGCTTTTCCCCAACTTGCCGAAACGCAGGCATCGTTCCGGCTTGGAATTCTAaaggaaatgtgcattttacatGAGACAATCTAACAACCACATAAAGCATGCAACCGTATATTTTTGCTTCAGCATTGTTTACTATCTTGCCGGTCTATGTGTTATAATCCACGGTAGCCAATCAGTATATTGCTCCATTGAATAGTCGGTAATAAGAGAGTTTATAAGGACCTGACAGTATTTTTGCGTCATGCAGACTACTGTATAATATAGAGCTCTTAATAACACAGGAACTACTTATATTTTACCGCATAGTTGGTCAACATACCTTGAATCTGTCAGAAAACCTTGAAACTCAAGCGCGTAAATTCTGAAGCTCTATTAACTTACATAAACGCCATTTAATCAAAAGTTTAGGTTGATAAACCTCAATCTGACAGCCCTGCCTACTTTCATGCTAACGTCCACACACTGCTAACTCAGCTAGAAAACCAGGAGAAATCCGTATCTTACCACGACCAAAATACAACTGAAGACAGAATAGAGGGGATTTGAATGAGCTAAATCTAGCCTGCGAACTAAATACGAAAGATGTTCATCTTGATTGGACACTTTGTTTTCACAATTCCGCGGACAGCGCCATCTTTACCCCTCGACCAATGGCTGTAGAGAAACGGAAAGCAGAACAGACAAACATAACCAGGACGCCAGAGCGTAAAAACCACTTCGACGGTATTCGACTCATTCCGCTATATTAAATGAGTTACGAAATGCATAATATTCAAGTCCCAGAGTATTGGACAAAAAACaactatttatattattgtgatactatttttatttatattgtgatATTAAGTCATAAGGGACACATCACTTATGTCTAAATAATGTTATTGCAACCTACTTGCCATAACAGGATCACTAGAAGTGTACATGaatctgtgtgagtgagtgcatgcaCGTGTCTTTAAGCATgcatgtttgtatatgtgtgtgtgtgtgtgtgtgtgtgtgtgtgtgtgtgtgtgtgtgtgtgtgtgtgtgtgtgtgtgtg includes the following:
- the anapc4 gene encoding anaphase-promoting complex subunit 4, with the translated sequence MPAFRQVGEKQLPNPVLCMAWSPKRDLIALANTSGELLLHRLANFHRVWSLPATEHTGKEITALAWRPDGKILAFALGDTKQVVLCDVEKAEILHLFTVENAVSCMTWMEVVEESSVLSSFYNSEDESKLFLPKLPALPKSYSTTSNIFSEEKSDEIMNLLGDVRLNILVVGGASGCVELYAYGMYRIATLDKVPGSCRSLSLSTDLKSLSVITEVRSVDNNPEICYVQLDTGLLSDCLPEVTRMARKFSHISTLLQYLRLSLTCMCEAWEEILMQMDLRLTKFVQEKNTNTQVQDEFLELLLWGQSSPELQALLMNQLTVKGLKKLGQSIESSYSSIQKLVISHLQSGSEALLYHLSEVRGMCLWKHKFEPLGLNAAAIEDAITAVGSFSLKANELLQVIDKSMKNFKAFFRWLYVAMLRMCEEHVPPELNKMTQKDISFVADFLSEHFSENEELFDRKGKYFNVERVGQYLKDEDDDLVSPPNTKGNQWLKFLQESSHLKESPLLFPSYPNKSLHFVKRMMEGVIEGCLQNPAEVIGKSVKQAIFMPLYTVPESSENTPRLFELPSQWNDKKANMHYVVFTMPEGSPSKLYMLRRATDPYRPVANSVVSVDLSNILSAGLQHNGGPADAQPDCVYSCLDARFYDDEMLTVVLCAPEGEEDRGRVLAQLPLGSAHSCQNEFNWDPALRLDQQSGSVPSQALVLENQWRILENMKAQFVAVNGIRKVACVLSANLRHVRMFEMDVEDEEDEEGGDSQKASADQDVLEASMNSQGDREDDGDGRGPDSGPESGAEAKEPMEDVETHLESQEELELV